The following is a genomic window from Planctomycetota bacterium.
GGCTCGGGCGCGCCCATCGACGCCATGTCGCTCTCGATGACCCAAAACGCTTCCCAAGGCGGCAGCACGAGCCACTGGTACCAGCCGTATGCGACGCAGATGATCGCGATCACGACCATGCCTCGGAACCAACTGACGATCGTCGAGATGTCCGGCCGGAGCCAGACCAGGAACAGGAACAACCCCAGCGGCGCCGACCAGGTGAGCGCTTCGAAGATCGCCCCGATGCCGTTGGTGATACCCACCCCGAGCGCCAGCCCCACGGCCCCCGCAATCAGGCAGGTGCCGATGCGCAACTGCCGCGGGATCGACTTCCACTGCCCGAAAACGAATAGCAGAAGAATCAGGCAGAACAGCTCCGGCACGATGCTGGTCAGCGGCGTCTGCGAAAACTCCCCGACGTTCCAATCGGTGATCCTGCGGACCCAGCGGTTGAAGGCGACCAACGCGAGGAGATACAGCGGGGCCTGCGTCGGCCGCGTCGCCAGGATGGAGATCCCGACGAGCAGCATGACGGCCGCAGAGAGCGAGTTCATCGCCCCGCCAAGACCCGCGATAATCCAGCCTAGAGAACCCATGATCGTGGCCAGTCCACAAAGCGCAACTACGGTGACTTGCTGGGATCGCATGGGACACTGGAGGGTGTAACGCCGGTCATCGGCTCGGGCATACGCTGGTCGTCAAACCAGATGCCCGGGTCGGGTCGGCCCTGAATGCACTGTACTGTTGCATCGGTCATCCTGCGCACGAATGCTTGCTCCGAGAAGGTTTTTGCACGGTCCTGAGCTCGTGCGGATTCAATTTCCCCCGACAAAGCCCGGCCGATCGCGGTCGCGAGTGGATCGGGCTCACCGTAGTCCACGAGCAGGCCGTTGACGCCGTCCTCGATCACCCACGCGGGGCCGCCGGGCTTGGTCCCGATCACCGGCTTGCCCAAACCCATGCCCTCGACCACGACGATCCCGAACGGCTCGTCGCGGCTGGCGTTGACGATCACGTCCGCCGCTTGCATGTATCGCGGCACCTGCTCATGGGGCTGGGCACCAGCAAAAATCACCTGATCGCGAACGCCGAGCTGGTCGGCCAACTGCTGCAAGTCGCGCAAATGATCCGGCTCCCGGTCGTGCTTGCCGCCCACGATCACCACCCGCGCGTCGGGCCGATGGGCATGTACGGCGGGCAGCGACCGGATCAGCACGTCGAAGCCCTTCCAGGCTTGCAGTCGTCCGACGATGCAGATCAACGGGAAGTCTTCCGGCAATCCCAGACGGCGGCGATTGTCGGCCGGCGAGCCCAGTTGGACCGGATCGAACGACGACAGGTCCACCGCCGACGGAATCACGAACATCGGCGTGCGCGGACTATGCACCCGCTGTGCGTGAGCGGTCGGCAGCGAGTTGGCGAAGATCGCCCGCGTGGGAAGCTTGCCGAGCACCCGCTCGGTCCATGAGTCGGCGTGCGCCCCGCCTTTCTGGAACCACACGCTCGGCACCCGCGCGGCCATCGCCGCGAGGCAACCTCGGAAATGCGTGAACGCCATCCAAGAGATGAGCAACTGCGCGTGTTGGTCCTTGATCATGCGTGTGAGTTGCCGGGTGGCACGGGCCATGCCGCGAACGTCGCGTGTCCGGCACGGTGGAAGCACCAACGTCTCGAGACCGAGGGCATCGGCTTCCTCACGAATCGGACCGTCCTCGAGCAACGCCAGCGACCACCGCACGCCCATACCCCGACCGTGCCGCAGCAGGTGCAGCAACGACAACTCCGCCCCGCCCTGCTGGCGACCGAACGGCGACAGGATGCAACAGCTCGCCTCGCGTGTCATGACGCACCACCCCGACGCAGCCGGCGCGCGGCGAAGCGATCCCAGAGGCGTTGCATGTCGTCGCCACTGATTGTCGGCACCGGCACCCGCAGCTTGACGATCAACGGATACGCCCCCGCCAACAGCACCGCCCTCACGCACATCGCGATCGCGATCGCGCCGGCTGCACCCAGCAACCCGTAACGCGGAATGGCCAGGAACAACAGCACGATCATCAACGGCACGATGACGAACTGCAACGCCGAGTTGACGCCGGGCCGACCGATCGCGGTGAGCCCCACCGACAGTGTTTCGCAGAACGACATCAACACGAGCCGCAGAAGCAGCAGACCGATCAGCAGGGTGAGGCCTGCAAACTCCGGCCCGTACACGAACGGCACCACCCACGGCGCGATCGCGAGCAGTCCGACCGACGCCGCCACCATCAGCACGAGCGTCACGCCGCTGGAGCGTGAGATCATGGACGGCACTTTGGCACGGTCACTCCCGGCCAACGCCGGGAACAACACCGGCGTCACGGCCGTGTGCAGCATCCACGGCACGCTCGCGACACTGACGGCGATGCTGTAAAGCCCGAGTTCGCTCGCCGAGAGGAAGCCCGCCAACAACGAGCGGTCGGCCTCGGAGCCGATCCTTGTGACGAACGTGCCGACGTAACTCTTGAGCCCGAACGAAAGGAGCAAGCGAACGTGGGCAATCGGTTGCGCGAGACGCGGCCGCAACTGCCTGTGCAAGTGAATCAGCAACGGCAACAACGTCACGAACGAAACGATCACATGCGCGAGCGCCGCCGACACCGGCGACAACAGACCGACTAACCACAACCCGCCAAGACTCACCACGTACCCGATCGCCGTCGCACCGAGCTTGGCACTGCGCAGGAGAAACTCGCCCCGGGCTTCGAGGCACGCCATCGTGCTCAGGCCGATGAGGCTGATCGGCGTGGTGAACACGTAGATCTGTGCGAAGTGACGCAACTCGGCCGACAGCCCGTCGAGCCACCAAGGGATGATCAGGCAGGCGATCGACGCCGAGATCAAGCCGGCCAACAGCATCGTCAGCACACCGCTGCCGTAGAGCGCGCCCGCATCGGCGGACTTGCGGCGGATGTGGTAGATCAACCCGCTCGGCACGCCGAGCGTCACGATCGACGCAGCCAGCGTCGGTGCGAGCATCACCGCGACCAACTGCCCACGCCCGTCACTACCAAGCGTCCGCGCGGTTATGATCCCCGCCGCGAAGTTGCAGCCGTAGGCGAGTAGGTTGACGCCCAGCGTTTGGCTGACCGACTTGGCGAAGCCGTGCAACGTCGAGCCTGAACCCGCGACCGGTTCCGGTGCCGTTTCGGTCGAATCCACGTTGGGCGCGTCGGGCCGACTCATGTTGGACGCACCGTGCCCGTCGAGGCTGAATCGAGCTTGGTCGTTCCCAAAGCCGACCACCGCCCGCGAATACTCGCAACCGCTTTGGATACCGCGAGCCGACCCTCACTCGGTACGAACCGCAGCGCCTGGGCAATGCCATAAAACCGACGCGTGCCGATCAACGTCGCCCAGACGAGGAACAACACACGCCTCGGAAACGAGAAGTGTTCGAGGATGCCGAGCGCCTCGTTGTGGGCGGCGTTGGCAAGGTCGTTGGCTTCGAAGCGGACACGGTCGTCCCCTTCCACGCGCGTGGCCGGAAAGTGATCGACCAACACAGCGGGGTCGTAGATCAACCGCCAACCGTTACGGCGCATCCTGAGACACAGGCCGACTTCATTCCCGACCTGCGCCCCGCGCCCGCGCAGTCGCATGTCAAAGCCCACCGGCACGATCGCATCACGCCGGAAGCTCATGTTGACGCCCTTGAGAATGTCGGCATCCCGAGCGTCACCCGAACCCAGGTGATGGCCGCCGATGAGCTTGCCGTAGGCGGTGATGCGACCGACGACATCCGCCCTGCCATCCAGCAGTGAGCCGTTCTCAAACACGCAATCACGGCCGCCCACCCCGCCGACGGCTTCGTCTTCGAAGTGACGCAGGATGTTCCGCACCCAATCCGCGTGGGGGGCCGCATCATCGTCGGTGAAGGCGATGACGTCCGATCGCGCTGCGGACAGCCCTGTCTGCAGAGCATAAACGAGCCCAGGCTTATCGACCGGAACCGTCTCCACGGGTAAGCCCGACTCCGCCGAGGCGGCAACGGCCTCCACCGTCGCGGTGTCGTCGGGCCGCACGACGATGAAAATCGTCTCGGGCATCCGGCTCTGCCGGGCGAGCGCATCAAGGCACCGCTTGAGGCTGTCCGCCCTGCCGTAACTCGGTATCACGACGTCGATCGTGCTCGAACGCCTTCCGTCCGGCGTGGTCACGTCGTCGACTCCGGTTGGCCGGCGTCAGACACGAGCCTGACGTTCGGCATGTGCGACATCGACAGGTTGTAGATTCCGTCGATCTTGCCGTACTTCTGCGGGACGAGGTAGGTCGGCTTACCCAGCAACGCCGCGAAGATCCCAGCGTGTAGCCGCGTCGAGACAACGACCGCCGCATCCGCGATCATCTGGCAGAATGTGTCGAACCGGAACAAGCCGCAATCGCTCACGTCGGCGTTGATGATCGGCAAGTCTCGCCAAGCCGGTTGGTCGTCGAACGCCGGTTGCAACAGCCGGTGCGTCCGGTCCGTCACCGGCATGATCCCCAAGCCGGCGAGTTCGGCCTTCGCGGCACGGTTCGGATTGCTCTTCACACGCAACCACGGCCGCAGACGGTGGCGCCAGAGCTTGAGCGGCGTCATGACTTGCCGCTGATACCCGGCCGGCTCGAAGGCGACATCCGACGATGCCTCACGGTCCTGACGATCGACAACCAGCACGTGCTTCTCCGAGCCCTCACGTTTGTACTTCTCCACGATTTCTGATCCGTGAAGTTCGAGCGCGGCATCATCCGAGAGACGCGGTTCACAGCCGTCAGGCAACGTCACGTCCGCGAGGCGCTGGGCGCTTTGGCGTTCACGTGCCAGCAGGATGGTCCGGCCCTTTCGCTGACCGAGAATGCCGGCGAGATCGGTCTTGTCGAACAGGAAACTGTTGGGCATGACGACGAACGGCTTGTTCGGAAATCGGCGCGAATATTGATCCAGCCGTCGAAAGCCAGCGGGCCAGAAATCCGTCATCGTCGCCCCGCCATTGAGAAAAATGACGTCGGCCGACGACGCCCGACGGACAAGTTCGATCTCGCCACGTCGGCACGCTTCGAGCGTACCCAGATAGATCAGGTGATCGCCGTTGTTCCCCGGCGGCGAAACGAAATGCGCACGCCCACCGCGAAACGGTTCGAGCACGTCAGGCAGCGATATGTAAGGAAGGGGCTCGGACGGCGTCTCGGCCGAGTCTGCGATCATTTCGGTCTGCATACGGCGTCACTTAGGCGTTGAGTGAACCCTCTGGGCCGGAACCATACCACCTGATTTGTTGGCGTCTCGTAATTTTTCGCTCATGCCAGTTCCCGAGACGGGGACGCCTGCTTTCCAGGCACCCGTTGCGATGCACCGAGCGAGCATGCCACTGGCGCGAACGACCTGCCAAGTGGCGGCCACCCCGGCCTTCAAGCCATGACGCTGGATCGCGTGGGCGACCATGCGTGGCGGGCCGAGCAGCAGAAAAGCCGCCGCGCGGGCCGGCCGACCGTCATGCAACAAGTGCCCCTTCGCCGTCGCATACAGGTAGCTCGCCCCGACATGCGCCCGATAGCCGGTGCGGTTGACCAGCGACGGATTGTGTTTCACCTCGATCCCCGGGTCGTACACGATCGGCACACCCAACCGGCGTGCACGCCGAACGATGTCGACCTCTTCGGAACCGAACTTCAGCAACGGATCGAACTGAGCTTGGTCGAAGATGTGCGCGGGGAACGCGGCGGCATTGATGACGATCGTGTTCGGCTGGTCGCTGTTGCTTTGGGTACCCCAGAAGCCGACCCGCCCCGGTCGAATCTTCGCACGACGATCCGCCGCGACCTGCTTGTCCTCGCCGCCGGACACGATCGCCTTGAAATCGGTTTCGACCAGGCGCGCGTGGACTTTCTCGAAGTGATCCGGCGGCACCACCACATCGTCGTCGATAAACATGACCGCCCTACCACGCCGGACGGACAAACACGCGTTCCGATTGGCACCCAGACCCTGACCGGGGCCGATTTGATACTCCGCCCCAGGGAACGCTTCCGTGGCCGCCCGGACCTTCGACCGCATCTCCGGGTCGGGCGAATCGTCGCTGACCATGACCTGTCCCGGACGAAGTCGCGCATCGGCGACGGACTGCAACGCGAGCCGC
Proteins encoded in this region:
- a CDS encoding glycosyltransferase family 2 protein is translated as MTTPDGRRSSTIDVVIPSYGRADSLKRCLDALARQSRMPETIFIVVRPDDTATVEAVAASAESGLPVETVPVDKPGLVYALQTGLSAARSDVIAFTDDDAAPHADWVRNILRHFEDEAVGGVGGRDCVFENGSLLDGRADVVGRITAYGKLIGGHHLGSGDARDADILKGVNMSFRRDAIVPVGFDMRLRGRGAQVGNEVGLCLRMRRNGWRLIYDPAVLVDHFPATRVEGDDRVRFEANDLANAAHNEALGILEHFSFPRRVLFLVWATLIGTRRFYGIAQALRFVPSEGRLAVSKAVASIRGRWSALGTTKLDSASTGTVRPT
- a CDS encoding oligosaccharide flippase family protein codes for the protein MSRPDAPNVDSTETAPEPVAGSGSTLHGFAKSVSQTLGVNLLAYGCNFAAGIITARTLGSDGRGQLVAVMLAPTLAASIVTLGVPSGLIYHIRRKSADAGALYGSGVLTMLLAGLISASIACLIIPWWLDGLSAELRHFAQIYVFTTPISLIGLSTMACLEARGEFLLRSAKLGATAIGYVVSLGGLWLVGLLSPVSAALAHVIVSFVTLLPLLIHLHRQLRPRLAQPIAHVRLLLSFGLKSYVGTFVTRIGSEADRSLLAGFLSASELGLYSIAVSVASVPWMLHTAVTPVLFPALAGSDRAKVPSMISRSSGVTLVLMVAASVGLLAIAPWVVPFVYGPEFAGLTLLIGLLLLRLVLMSFCETLSVGLTAIGRPGVNSALQFVIVPLMIVLLFLAIPRYGLLGAAGAIAIAMCVRAVLLAGAYPLIVKLRVPVPTISGDDMQRLWDRFAARRLRRGGAS
- a CDS encoding polysaccharide pyruvyl transferase family protein; this encodes MIADSAETPSEPLPYISLPDVLEPFRGGRAHFVSPPGNNGDHLIYLGTLEACRRGEIELVRRASSADVIFLNGGATMTDFWPAGFRRLDQYSRRFPNKPFVVMPNSFLFDKTDLAGILGQRKGRTILLARERQSAQRLADVTLPDGCEPRLSDDAALELHGSEIVEKYKREGSEKHVLVVDRQDREASSDVAFEPAGYQRQVMTPLKLWRHRLRPWLRVKSNPNRAAKAELAGLGIMPVTDRTHRLLQPAFDDQPAWRDLPIINADVSDCGLFRFDTFCQMIADAAVVVSTRLHAGIFAALLGKPTYLVPQKYGKIDGIYNLSMSHMPNVRLVSDAGQPESTT
- a CDS encoding glycosyltransferase — translated: MADVSVAHNASGQIDESCDDLSLFICTMNRPDDLRLALQSVADARLRPGQVMVSDDSPDPEMRSKVRAATEAFPGAEYQIGPGQGLGANRNACLSVRRGRAVMFIDDDVVVPPDHFEKVHARLVETDFKAIVSGGEDKQVAADRRAKIRPGRVGFWGTQSNSDQPNTIVINAAAFPAHIFDQAQFDPLLKFGSEEVDIVRRARRLGVPIVYDPGIEVKHNPSLVNRTGYRAHVGASYLYATAKGHLLHDGRPARAAAFLLLGPPRMVAHAIQRHGLKAGVAATWQVVRASGMLARCIATGAWKAGVPVSGTGMSEKLRDANKSGGMVPAQRVHSTPK
- a CDS encoding glycosyltransferase family 4 protein, with translation MTREASCCILSPFGRQQGGAELSLLHLLRHGRGMGVRWSLALLEDGPIREEADALGLETLVLPPCRTRDVRGMARATRQLTRMIKDQHAQLLISWMAFTHFRGCLAAMAARVPSVWFQKGGAHADSWTERVLGKLPTRAIFANSLPTAHAQRVHSPRTPMFVIPSAVDLSSFDPVQLGSPADNRRRLGLPEDFPLICIVGRLQAWKGFDVLIRSLPAVHAHRPDARVVIVGGKHDREPDHLRDLQQLADQLGVRDQVIFAGAQPHEQVPRYMQAADVIVNASRDEPFGIVVVEGMGLGKPVIGTKPGGPAWVIEDGVNGLLVDYGEPDPLATAIGRALSGEIESARAQDRAKTFSEQAFVRRMTDATVQCIQGRPDPGIWFDDQRMPEPMTGVTPSSVPCDPSKSP